One Aegilops tauschii subsp. strangulata cultivar AL8/78 chromosome 2, Aet v6.0, whole genome shotgun sequence genomic window, TGATTACCAAGAGATGCGTTAGTCACCTTTGTTCAGACATCAAGCATGACAACTTGGTTATCAAGAGATGTTGAATTATGATTGCAGTTGAAGATGCTGGGAACGGAGCAAATACGACATGATGAACTGTGTTGCAGAAAAGGAAGGTAATAATGTAACAACCCAGCAATTAGTGGGCAATACCAGAAGATGGCAATGTCCAACAACATAAGAAACCtaagatgtactccctccggaaagaaatataagagcgtttagatcactatctaaacgctcttatatttctttaggGAGGGAAGTATAGTGTTTCTTAACAAATACTGTCGGCATGAACTGACAAAAAATACCATAAGCATCAATAGGTCAAAATTTACCATAAGCAACCTAACTGTATTGCAGAAATGGCATGAACTGCTAACAGCAAGATTCATGTCATCAAAATCAACCCAGTTGAACAAGAATTGAACTGCTAACGGTAAGATTCATGTAATGAACATCACCCAACTTGAACTAGAGTTGAAATGCTAACGGCAAGGTTCGTGTAATCAGAATCAACCAAGTTAAACAAGAGTTGAACTGCTAACGGCAAGATTCATGTAATCAACATCAACCGAGTTGAACCACTAACAAGATTCATATAATCTAAAGCAACCAAGTTGAACTACAAACAGCATGTATCTACATCAACCAAATTGAACTAGTCTTTCTTAACCAATAATACTGTCGGTGTGAACTGCTAACTGCAAGATTCAAGTAATCTGAATCAACAAAATTGAACTAGAGTTGAGAAAATACATACCATTTATAAAAGGATAACCAGATGCTGATGATGTCCATTGATAACTAGATACACATCTGACAAGAAATTGAATTCCCCTAGTACTGCGTGTATGTGCCTATAAGCAAGCCCAGAACAAAATATCCTGAATGAATTCACAGATCACCCAATAGATCGTAGAAGGAAAGCATAACAAATTTGCACTTCTCTTCCCCATTTTTGCAGTTACACAAAACTCTGCAGAACTATTCTTTATAGTATTTGTTTTTCACATCGATTTGGTACAGACAAACAAGGTAAAGGATAAACTGTAAGACATCGAACTAAATCAAACAAGGGAGGGGCTAGATCCCTGAATCTACAAGTATACCGCGACTAATACAACACGACGGGTCCCATCTAGTGGGCGGCGACGACCATATCCGGCGCGTTGAAGAACTCCATAACCGCCTCGAATGGCAGGTCCGGGCTGGGCATCGGCGGCGAGAAGAGCGCCACCACCTTCCCCGCCGTGAGCTTCTTCCGCTGCGGGAACCGCGGGGCGAGGAGCCTCGACCCGGGCACGAAGTAGGGCACGAAGGGCCCGCTCTCGCCGTCCCCGCCCGCCGCGGGCGCGGgagcgggagggggagagggggacggCTGCGGCGAGGCCGGGGCCGGGCGGGAGTAGGCGGGCTTCGAGCGGCGGCGGAGCCTGGCGTCGCGGAGACGGGCGAGGGCGCCGGGGCGGAGGAAGCGGAGGTGGTCgccggccgcggcggcggcggacggggaTCGGGTCTTGCGGGTGGCTGCCATGTGGGGTCCGGGTGACGGTGGGGGTGGATTGGGCCAATGGGATGGGTGGGATGCTGTGGAAGGAGGAGAGAGCGGCGGTATTTGAAGGGGGGGTGGGGTAGGGTTGGGCGGGAGGCGCGAGCCTTGGGAGGGAAAAGCTTTTGGGGGAAATTCGTATGTTCACTTCCAAATCGGTGATGGCGCTCCGTGGGAGTATGACGTGTGGGGCCGTAGGTGGTGGGGCCCGCGTGGCGGTGGGACGGTTTGCGCGTTCTTACCGAGCGGGCGAGCGGTTGCGTGGTGCGGTTGACGACGTTTTGAAACGGGACGGCGGCCGGTGGCGGGTGGCGCGTGGCGTGGACGATGCGCGCTGTCATCTCGCCCACGGGCCACGGCAATGGGTGGCCTTTGCCCGTAATCAACGTGTGGGTTtctaatttcaaaaaaaaaacgtGTGGGTTTCTAAAATTGGGCCACCTGCATTAGTAATATTATTTTTGCCTAAAAAATATTTTATTCTTTTCCCGAATCAGTCAGAAGTAATATTCGTTTGACATTGCGATGGAATATTGGTGTTTTTGTTTCTTGCCCTATTTTTGTCTACTCTATACAGTaccctccgttcacaaatataagatattttggacatatattttaatatgaactaCATTAGAACTGAAATTAGTGGACAAACACACTAAATCGTGTCAATATCCATCCAATTCACAAAAAAGTTAGACACgcttatatttgtgaacggaggaAGTATTTGACTAATCATTTTTGTTTTTGTGCATTTTTTAGGGATCCctatgaatatttttcttttgtGAGATGTACAAATATGTTGTAAACTAAGACATTAAGTACAAGAACGGTTAGGTTTTTTTTCCTCGAATTGTTTGCCTCCAACTGATATCTTGCTTTGTTTTTATAGGAGCCTTTTAGTGGTCATCGGGTGGAGTGAATCCCTAACAGCCTGTGCAATATTATTTATGAAATTATTTCTAGGTGCCATGTAAACCGGCTGAGATCGCTTCTTGATGGTATGATATCCCTAACCCAATATGTTTATATTGTTGGGAGACTAATTTCAGATAATGCTCCTACAACCTTTGAATGTATGCATTCTTTGAGCATGCTCAAGACGAATTTTGTGCTTATAAAGTGGATTTAGCCAAAGCATATGATCGAATAGATTGGCACTTTTTGGAATGTATGATGGGGGCTATGGGTTTTGCTTCGGTCTGGATGAACTGGATTATGACTTGCGTTATGTCGGTCAAATTTTTGATGCATTTTAATGGTCAGCTTTTGGATTCATTCTCCCCTTCATGTGGTATCGGGCAAGGGGATCCTTTATCTCCGTATTTATTCTTGATTGTGGCGGAGGCACCATCTTTGTTGCTTCATGATGCGTGTGCTAGAGGGGCTCTTCAAGTTTCCGGTTGAATAAGCACGCTCCGGGTATTTCCCATCTTTTGTTTGCGATGATTGTCTTCTGTTTTTCAATGGATCCATTGATCATGCGTTGACTATTAAAAATATTTTATCAATCTATGAGGAGGGGACTGGCCAGTTACCGAGCAAGATAAGTGTTCCATTATGTCCGAGAAAAAGTGTAGCATGAAAGATTAAGTGTCTGTCATGGTAATTTTGAGTATTCCCGCCAATGGTTTTGAGGATAAATATCTTCGCTTGTAGATGCCACAAGGAAGAATGAAGGCTGAGAAACTAGATGatgccccgcgcgttgccgcggtaactttattaaaaaaatgtataaattgttgaggaacgtagtatttcaaaaaaattcctacgatcacgcaagatctatctaggagaagcatagacacgagcggggagagtgtgtccacgtaccctcgtagaccgaaagcggaagcgtttagtaacgcggttgatgtagtcgaacgtcttcgcgatccaaccgacccaaataccaaacgcacggcacctccgcgatctgcacacgttcagctcgatgacgtccctcgaactcttgatccagttgaggccgaaggagagttccgtcagcacgacggcgtggcgatggtgatgatgaagttaccggcgcagggcttcgcctaagcactacgacgatatgaccgaggtgtgtttctgtggaggggggcaccgcacacggctaaaagatcaacttgtgtgttctagggtgccccctccccacgtatataaaggagggagggagtgttggaaatatgccctacaggcaataataaaatggttattattatatttccttgttcatgataattgtctattgttcatgctataattgtgttatccggaaatcgtaatacatgtgtgaatacatagaccacagcatgtccctagtgagcctctagttgactagctcgttgatcaatagatggttacggtttcctgaccatggacattggatgtcgttgataacgggatcacatcattaggagaatgatgtgatggacaacacccaatcctaagcatagcacaggatcaagtagttcgtctgctaaagcttttctagtgtcaagtatcatttacttagaccatgagattgtgcaactcccggataccgtaggaatgctttgggtgtgccaaacgtcacaacgtaactgggtggctataaaggcacactacgggtatctccgaaagtgtctgttgggttggcacgaatcgagactgggatttgtcactccgtatgacggagaggtatctctgggcccactcggtaatgcatcatcataatgagctcaatgtgactaagcagttagtcacgggatcatgcattatggaacgagtaaagtgacttggcGGTAACGAATTGAACGAGGTATttgataccgacaatcgaatctcgggcaagtaacataccgattgacaaagggaattgtatacgggattgtttgaatccccgacatcgtggttcatccgatgagatcatcgtggaacatgtgggaaccaacatgggtatccagatcccgttgttggttattggccggagagatgtctcggtcatgtctgcatgattcccgaacccgtagggtctacacacttaaggttcggtgacgctagagttgttatgggaattagtatgcggttaccgaatgttgttcggagtcccggatgagatcccggacgtcatgaggagtttcgaaatggtccagtgataaagatttatatatgggaagtccttattcggtcgccggaagtgttcgggggtttatcggtattgtaccgggaccaccgaaagggttccgggggtccaccgggagggtccacctgccccggagggccctatgggctgaatatggaggggaaccagcccctaggtgggctgggcgccaaatccccctagggcccatgcgcctagggttgggggggaaccctaaagggggcgcccccttggcttggggggcaagcttcccccttggccgctgccccccctctagatccatctggagggggccgccccccctctcccttgcccctataaatagaggggaggtgggaggactgccgcacccttcccctggcgcagccctctccctccctaacacctcctcctcctccatagtgcttggcgaagccctgccggagaactgcaagctccaccaccacgccgtcgtgctgccagagctcttcccaacttctccttcccccttgctggatcaagaaggaggagacgtccccgtgctgtacgtgtgttgaacgcggaggcgtcgttgttcggcgcttagatcgaaatcaaccgtgatctgaatcgctgcgagtacgactccttcatccgcgttcttgtaacgcttccgcgttgcgatcttcaagggtatgaagatacactcccctctctctcattgctagtctctccatagattgatcttggtgatgcgtagaatttttttaatttctgcaacgatccccaacagtggcatcatgagctaggtctatgcgtagtttctatgcacgagtagaacacaagttgttgtgggcgtcgattttgtcaatttacttgccgttactagtcttatcttgattcggcggcatcgtgggatgaagcggcccggaccgaccttacacgtacgcttacgtgacacaggttccactgactgacatgcactagttgcataaggtggctagcgggtgtctgtctctcccactttagtcggatcggattcgatgaaaagggtccttatgaagggtaaatagaaattggcatatcacgttgtggttttggcgtaggtaagaaacgttcttgctagaaacctatagcagccacgtaaaaacttgcaacaacaattagaggacgtctaacttgttcttgcagcatatgccgtgtgatgtgatatggccaaaaggatgtgatgaataaTATATGTGATgcatgagattgatcatgttcttgtaataggaatcatgacttgcatgtcgatgagtatgacaaccggcaggagccataggagttgtcttaatttattgtatgacctgcgtgtcaatgaaaacgccatgtaattacattactttattgctaaccgttagccatagtagtagaagtaacagttggcgagacaacttcatgaagacacggtgatggagatcatggtgtcatgccggtgacgatgatgatcatggcgccccgaagatggagatcaaaaggagcaaaatgatattggccatatcatgtcactatttgattgcatgtgatgtttatcatgttttacatcttattttcttagaacaacagtagcttaaataagatgatccctcgctaaaatttcaagaaagtgttccccctaactgtgcaccgttgcgaaggtccgttgtttcgaagcaccacgtgatgatcgggtgtgatagattctaacgttcgaatacaacgggtgtaagccagatttacacatgcaaaaacacttaggttgacttgatgagcctagcatgtacagacatggcctcggaacacgagagaccgaaaggtcgaacatgagtcatatagtagatacgatcaacatggagatgttcatcgttgatgactagtccgtctcacctgatgatcggacacagcctagtcgattcggatcatgtatcacttagatgactagagagatgtctatctgagtgggagttcattaaataatttgattagatgaacttaattatcatgaacttagtctaaatatctttacaatatgtcttgtagatcaaatggcccacactaatgttgccctcaacttcaacgcgttcctagagaaaatcaagctgaaagacgatggtagcaactatacggactgggtccgtaacttgaggatcatcctcatagctgccaagaaagcatatgtccttgatgcaccactaggtgaagcacctgttttcccaacaactcaagacgttatgaacgcctggcagtcgcgtagtgatgattactccctggttcagtgtggcatgctttacagcttagaatcggggcttcaaaagcgttttgagcagcacggagcatatgagatgttccaagagctgaaaatggttttccaagctcatgcccgagtcgagagatatgaagtctccgacaagttctacagttgtaagatggaggagaatagttctgtcagcgagcacatactcaaaatgtctgggttgcacaaccgcttgtctcagctgggagttaatctcccggatgacgcggtcattgacagaatccttcagtcgcttccacctagctacaagatctttgtgatgaatttcaatatgcaggggatggagaaaaccattcctgaggtatattcaatgctgaaatcagcgaggtggagatcaaaaaggaacatcaagtgttgatggtcaataaaaccactagtttcaagaaaggcaaaggtaagaagaacttcaagaaggacggcaagggagttgccgcgcccggtaagccagttgccgggaagaagccaaagcatggagccaagcctgagactgagtgcttttattgcaagggaaacggtcactggaagcggaactgccccaagtacttagtgGATAAgaatgttattgatgtgtaccttaccagcactcgtagtagctcctgggtatttgataccggtgcggttgctcatatttgtaactcaaaacaggagctgcggaataagcggagactggcgaaggacgaggtgacgatgcgcatcgggaatggttccaaggtcaatgtgatcgccgtcgtcacgctacctctacatttacctacgagattagttttaaacctcaataattgttatttagtgccagctttgagcatgaacattgtatctggatctcgtttaatgcgagatggctactcatttaaatctgagaataatggttgttctatttatatgagagatatgttttatggtcatgccccactggtcaatggtttattcttattgaatctcgaacgtgatgttacaaaTATTCATAGtatgaatgccaaaagatgtaagtttgataatgatagtcccacatacttgtggcactgccgccttggtcacattggtgtcagacgcatgaagaaactccatgcagatggacttttggagtctcttgattatgaatcatttgacacgtgcgaaccatgcctcatgggcaaaatgaccaagactccgttcttcggaacaatggagtgagcaaccaacttattggaaatcatacatactgatgtgtgcggtccaatgagcgttgaggctcgcggtggttatcgttatgttctcaccctcactgatgacttaagtagatatgggtatgtctacttaatgaaacacaagtctgagacctttaaaaagttcaaggaatttcagagtgaggttgagaatcaacgtgacaggaaaataaagttcttacgatcagatcgtggaggggaatatttgagtcacgaatttggcacgcacctaaggaaatgtggaattgtgtcacaactcacgccgtctggaacacctcagcgtaatggtgtgtccgaacatcgtaatcgcactctattggatatggtgcaatctatgacgatgtctcttaccgatctaccgctatcattttgggttatgctttagagactaccgcattcactttaaatagggctccgtcgaaatccgttgagatgacaccgtatgaattatggtttggaaagaaacctaagctgtcgtttctgaaagtttggggaaaAGCTCGAatccaagtcggaaaaatgcgtcttcataggataccctaaggaaactattgggtataccttctacctcagatccgaaggcaagatctttgttgccaagaatggatcctttctagagaaagagtttctctcgaaagaagtaagtgggaggaaagtagaacttgatgaggtattgCCTCTTGAACCAGAGAGTAGcacagctcaggaagatgtttctgtggtgcctgcaccgactagagaggaagttaatgatgatgatcatgaaacttcagatcaagttgctactgaacttcgtaggtccacaaggacacgttccgcaccagagtggtacggcaaccctgtcctggaaatcatgttg contains:
- the LOC109762321 gene encoding uncharacterized protein → MAATRKTRSPSAAAAAGDHLRFLRPGALARLRDARLRRRSKPAYSRPAPASPQPSPSPPPAPAPAAGGDGESGPFVPYFVPGSRLLAPRFPQRKKLTAGKVVALFSPPMPSPDLPFEAVMEFFNAPDMVVAAH